A genomic window from Aestuariirhabdus litorea includes:
- the cobJ gene encoding precorrin-3B C(17)-methyltransferase, translating to MTDAVNTVTDATHTNGGSLPGTLYLVGIGPGDHAYLAPAAKKALSDASDWVAYGLYLDLLGELGEGKQHHDRPLGEEIERARLALRLAIEGKSTALISSGDIGIYAMATLVFELLDGEFSAQASQLAVEVVPGISAVQMAAARTGAPLGHDFCTISLSDLLTPWETIEARLHAAGQGDFVTAFYNPVSRQRDWQLARAQQILLGYRPATTPVVVARNLGRSDEQVRITTLAELVPAEVDMLTLVLVGNSESRTLENGRWVYTPRGYRKKLSANRPLANPHDAAEETP from the coding sequence ATGACCGATGCTGTAAACACTGTCACTGACGCCACCCATACCAACGGCGGCTCACTGCCCGGCACCCTCTATCTGGTGGGTATCGGGCCCGGCGACCACGCTTACCTTGCCCCCGCTGCAAAGAAGGCGTTGTCCGACGCCAGCGATTGGGTCGCCTACGGACTCTACCTGGATCTGCTGGGGGAGCTGGGCGAGGGTAAACAGCACCACGACCGGCCCCTGGGGGAAGAGATCGAGCGGGCCCGCCTCGCCCTCCGACTCGCGATCGAAGGCAAATCAACCGCCCTGATCTCCAGTGGCGACATTGGCATCTACGCCATGGCCACGCTGGTGTTTGAGCTCCTCGACGGCGAGTTCAGCGCGCAGGCGTCACAATTGGCGGTGGAAGTGGTGCCCGGTATCTCCGCCGTGCAGATGGCCGCCGCCCGCACTGGCGCCCCACTGGGTCACGATTTCTGCACCATCTCCCTGTCCGATCTGCTCACCCCCTGGGAGACCATCGAAGCGCGCTTGCATGCCGCCGGCCAGGGGGATTTTGTCACCGCCTTTTACAACCCCGTATCGCGCCAGCGGGACTGGCAACTGGCGCGGGCGCAACAGATATTGCTGGGCTATCGCCCCGCCACTACCCCCGTGGTGGTGGCACGCAACCTTGGGCGCAGCGACGAGCAGGTAAGAATCACTACTCTCGCCGAGCTGGTTCCCGCCGAGGTGGATATGCTGACCCTGGTGCTGGTGGGGAACAGCGAAAGTCGCACTCTGGAGAACGGACGCTGGGTCTACACACCCCGCGGCTATCGCAAGAAATTGTCAGCCAACCGGCCATTGGCCAATCCGCATGACGCCGCGGAGGAGACGCCATGA
- the cobM gene encoding precorrin-4 C(11)-methyltransferase has product MKVYFIGAGPGDPELVTLKAQRLIRSCPVILYAGSLVPVELLSEAMPGARVIDTASLHLDEIIAQIVQAHERGESVARVHSGDPSLYGAIGEQIRRLKALGIDYEVVPGVTSTSASAAALGNELTLSGVAQTVILTRYAGKTPMPEAESLASLARHRATLAIHLGITRIHKIVEELIPHYGADCPVAVCYRTGWPEQQLIRGTLNDIVEQVRRAKINRTALILVGEVLDPAQFDDSWLYREEQAHLYRPKVKPESPRQVKRDATAIPPPFNTES; this is encoded by the coding sequence ATGAAGGTCTATTTTATCGGCGCCGGCCCTGGTGACCCTGAGCTGGTCACCCTCAAGGCCCAACGCCTGATCCGCAGTTGTCCGGTGATCCTCTACGCGGGCTCGCTGGTGCCGGTGGAGCTCCTGTCCGAGGCGATGCCCGGGGCGCGAGTGATCGATACCGCCTCCCTCCACCTTGACGAGATCATCGCCCAAATAGTGCAGGCGCATGAGCGGGGTGAGTCGGTCGCGCGGGTCCACTCCGGCGACCCTTCTCTCTACGGCGCCATCGGCGAGCAGATCCGCCGCCTGAAAGCCCTCGGGATCGACTACGAAGTGGTGCCCGGTGTCACCTCGACCAGCGCCTCGGCAGCGGCCCTGGGTAACGAGCTGACCCTCTCCGGCGTCGCCCAGACGGTGATTCTCACTCGCTACGCAGGCAAAACGCCGATGCCGGAGGCGGAATCCCTGGCCTCCCTGGCCCGGCACCGGGCGACCCTGGCGATTCACCTGGGAATCACCCGCATTCACAAGATCGTCGAGGAGCTGATTCCCCACTATGGTGCCGACTGCCCGGTGGCGGTCTGCTATCGCACCGGCTGGCCCGAGCAACAGCTGATCCGCGGCACCCTGAACGATATCGTCGAGCAGGTACGACGCGCAAAAATCAATCGCACCGCACTGATTCTGGTGGGTGAGGTGCTGGACCCGGCCCAGTTCGATGACTCCTGGCTCTACCGTGAGGAGCAGGCTCACCTCTACCGTCCCAAGGTCAAGCCCGAGTCGCCCCGCCAGGTCAAGCGCGATGCGACCGCCATACCGCCCCCTTTCAATACCGAGAGCTAA
- a CDS encoding cobalamin biosynthesis protein: MRGTTTCIISLTDEGARLARRLLALMPTAEHLHRPQDFSTTLQQRFVRGDRLFLICATGIAVRTLAPVLRNKHEDPPVLVADENGRWIIPLLSGHEGGANAWGNELANRLGAQLVYTTAQGYQRPYYSLGIGCDRGCPAELIESLVSDTLARHNIDLDSIDGIASIDLKADEVGLLAFCESRRLPLNHFGALELRSVESKLSERSEIVFREVGCYGVAEAAALLQASASTGNPAELVISKHKNRRATCALARSYRE, from the coding sequence ATGAGGGGCACAACCACCTGCATTATCAGCCTGACGGACGAGGGGGCACGCCTGGCCAGGCGTCTGCTGGCATTGATGCCCACTGCCGAGCACCTGCACCGGCCGCAGGATTTCAGCACCACCCTGCAACAGCGCTTCGTTCGAGGCGATCGTCTGTTCCTGATCTGCGCCACCGGTATCGCGGTGCGTACCCTGGCCCCTGTACTGCGCAACAAACATGAGGATCCACCGGTTCTGGTCGCCGACGAGAACGGACGCTGGATTATCCCCCTGCTCTCGGGCCACGAAGGGGGTGCCAACGCCTGGGGCAATGAACTGGCCAATCGACTGGGAGCGCAGCTGGTTTACACCACCGCCCAGGGTTACCAGCGCCCCTACTACAGCCTGGGTATTGGCTGTGACCGGGGCTGTCCCGCCGAGCTGATCGAGTCCCTGGTAAGCGATACGCTCGCCCGCCACAACATCGACCTCGACAGCATCGACGGCATCGCTAGCATCGACCTGAAAGCCGACGAAGTGGGCCTGCTGGCCTTTTGTGAAAGCCGCCGGCTACCCCTCAACCACTTCGGCGCACTGGAGCTTCGCAGCGTTGAGTCGAAACTGAGCGAACGCTCCGAGATCGTCTTCCGGGAGGTTGGCTGCTATGGGGTGGCCGAAGCCGCCGCGCTACTGCAAGCATCAGCCAGCACGGGCAACCCCGCGGAGCTGGTGATCAGCAAACATAAAAACCGGCGCGCCACCTGTGCACTGGCTCGCAGCTACCGGGAATGA
- the cobW gene encoding cobalamin biosynthesis protein CobW, producing the protein MNLNKIPATIVTGFLGSGKTTLLSNILRQANGKRIAVIVNEFGALDIDAELLRSCPLECDEQTPDSAAQGSPIADNGIYELANGCICCTVEEEFLPVMEALVERRDQIDHILIETSGLALPKPLVQAFNWPQIKLHCTVDAVITVVDGPALVDGRIAHDPEQVQAQRQADTSLDHDPSLQELLDDQLSSADLVLISKQDLMDEAQLIRLQEQLAGRIGDAVRIHPIRNGEVEQALILGLESASEEHIDHRHTHHDHHHAEGAEHHHAHDHFDSISLDLGELDSDALLAALKVLVAEQAIYRVKGFVALAGKPMRQVVQGVGERFERYFDRPWAPGEPRSSRIVVIGKGLDPQQIEARLQATGA; encoded by the coding sequence ATGAACCTGAACAAGATACCCGCTACCATCGTCACCGGATTTCTCGGCAGCGGCAAAACCACCCTGTTGTCCAACATCCTGCGCCAGGCCAACGGCAAGCGGATCGCCGTGATCGTCAATGAATTCGGCGCCCTCGACATCGACGCCGAGCTGCTGCGCAGCTGCCCCCTCGAGTGTGATGAACAGACGCCGGATAGCGCCGCACAGGGGTCCCCGATCGCCGATAACGGCATCTACGAACTGGCCAACGGTTGCATCTGCTGCACCGTGGAGGAGGAGTTCCTGCCAGTAATGGAGGCTCTGGTGGAACGCCGCGACCAGATCGACCATATCCTGATCGAGACCAGCGGACTGGCCCTGCCCAAGCCGCTGGTGCAGGCGTTCAACTGGCCCCAGATCAAACTGCACTGCACGGTGGATGCGGTCATAACGGTGGTGGATGGTCCCGCCCTGGTCGACGGCCGCATCGCCCACGACCCCGAGCAGGTACAGGCGCAACGCCAGGCCGATACCAGCCTCGACCACGATCCCAGCCTGCAGGAGCTGCTCGATGACCAGTTGAGCTCCGCCGACCTGGTACTGATCAGCAAACAGGACCTGATGGATGAGGCCCAGCTAATCCGCCTGCAGGAGCAGCTTGCTGGCCGGATCGGCGATGCTGTCCGCATCCACCCCATCCGTAACGGCGAAGTCGAGCAGGCGCTGATCCTCGGTCTCGAATCCGCCTCCGAGGAGCATATCGACCACCGCCATACCCACCATGATCACCACCACGCCGAAGGCGCCGAGCACCACCACGCCCACGACCATTTCGACTCCATCAGCCTGGACCTGGGCGAGCTGGACAGCGATGCCCTGCTGGCGGCCCTCAAGGTCCTGGTGGCCGAACAGGCGATCTACCGGGTGAAGGGCTTTGTGGCCCTGGCCGGTAAGCCGATGCGCCAGGTGGTGCAGGGGGTAGGCGAGCGGTTTGAGCGCTATTTTGATCGCCCCTGGGCGCCGGGCGAACCCCGCAGCAGCCGGATTGTAGTGATCGGCAAGGGGCTCGACCCGCAGCAGATCGAAGCCCGCTTGCAGGCCACCGGAGCCTGA